The following are encoded together in the Syngnathus scovelli strain Florida chromosome 12, RoL_Ssco_1.2, whole genome shotgun sequence genome:
- the ppm1ba gene encoding protein phosphatase 1B isoform X4 has protein sequence MGAFLDKPKTEKHNAHGEGNDIRYGLSSMQGWRVEMEDAHTAALGLAVPGLSDWSFFAVYDGHAGSRVANYCSKHLLEHIISGSFGVVGQQSSTDASTGTSESASDAPPAEFPRSVEAVKAGIRAGFLRIDEHMRSFSDLRNGMDRSGSTAVGVLLSPEHFFFMNCGDSRAVLYRNSQVCFSTHDHKPCNPRERERIQNAGGSVMIQRVNGSLAVSRALGDYDYKCVVGRGPTEQLVSPEPEVVEILRTPEQDQFVILACDGIWDVMSNEELCEFVKSRLEVSDDLERVCNEVVDTCLHKGSRDNMSVVLVCLPNTPKVSAEAVSRDAELNHYLESRVEAMLSGPADEGFPDLATVMRNLSADGGMPALPPGGGLASKQSVIEAVYNSLNPYREEEGPSCFI, from the exons ATGGGTGCCTTCCTGGACAAGCCCAAAACGGAGAAGCACAATGCCCACGGCGAAGGCAACGACATCCGCTACGGGCTGAGCTCCATGCAGGGCTGGCGAGTGGAGATGGAAGACGCCCACACTGCCGCGCTGGGACTGGCCGTGCCCGGACTGAGCGACTGGTCCTTTTTTGCCGTCTACGACGGCCACGCGGGCTCCAGGGTGGCCAACTACTGCTCCAAGCACCTCCTGGAACACATAATCAGCGGCAGTTTCGGGGTGGTGGGGCAGCAGAGCTCGACGGACGCCTCGACGGGCACCTCGGAGAGCGCCTCCGACGCCCctccggccgagttcccccgttCGGTGGAGGCAGTGAAGGCAGGCATCCGGGCAGGCTTCCTGAGGATCGACGAGCACATGCGCAGCTTCTCGGACCTGCGCAACGGCATGGACCGGAGCGGCTCTACGGCCGTGGGTGTGCTCCTGTCACCCGAGCATTTCtttttcatgaactgcggcgatTCACGAGCCGTCTTGTACCGCAATTCCCAAGTGTGCTTCTCCACGCACGACCACAAGCCGTGCAACCCGCGCGAGCGGGAGCGTATCCAGAACGCCGGCGGATCTGTCATGATCCAGAGGGTGAATGGGTCGCTGGCCGTCTCCCGGGCCTTGGGGGACTATGACTACAAATGCGTGGTCGGCCGGGGCCCCACCGAGCAGCTGGTCAGCCCCGAGCCGGAGGTTGTCGAGATTCTTCGGACACCCGAGCAGGATCAGTTTGTCATTCTGGCCTGCGACGGAATCTGGGACGTCATGTCCAACGAGGAGCTGTGTGAGTTTGTCAAATCCCGCCTGGAGGTGTCCGACGACCTGGAGAGAGTTTGCAATGAAGTGGTGGACACCTGTCTGCACAAG GGGAGCCGGGATAACATGAGCGTCGTCTTGGTGTGTTTGCCCAACACTCCCAAAGTGTCGGCGGAAGCCGTGAGCAGAGATGCCGAGCTCAACCACTACCTGGAGTCCCGTGTGGAAG CGATGCTGTCGGGGCCGGCTGATGAGGGCTTTCCCGACCTGGCGACGGTGATGCGGAACCTGTCGGCTGACGGCGGCATGCCGGCTCTGCCGCCAGGGGGAGGCCTGGCCAGCAA acaaagTGTTATCGAAGCGGTCTACAACAGTCTAAATCCGtacagagaagaagaaggg CCCTCCTGTTTCATTTG A
- the ppm1ba gene encoding protein phosphatase 1B isoform X3 — translation MGAFLDKPKTEKHNAHGEGNDIRYGLSSMQGWRVEMEDAHTAALGLAVPGLSDWSFFAVYDGHAGSRVANYCSKHLLEHIISGSFGVVGQQSSTDASTGTSESASDAPPAEFPRSVEAVKAGIRAGFLRIDEHMRSFSDLRNGMDRSGSTAVGVLLSPEHFFFMNCGDSRAVLYRNSQVCFSTHDHKPCNPRERERIQNAGGSVMIQRVNGSLAVSRALGDYDYKCVVGRGPTEQLVSPEPEVVEILRTPEQDQFVILACDGIWDVMSNEELCEFVKSRLEVSDDLERVCNEVVDTCLHKGSRDNMSVVLVCLPNTPKVSAEAVSRDAELNHYLESRVEAMLSGPADEGFPDLATVMRNLSADGGMPALPPGGGLASKQSVIEAVYNSLNPYREEEGPSCFIW, via the exons ATGGGTGCCTTCCTGGACAAGCCCAAAACGGAGAAGCACAATGCCCACGGCGAAGGCAACGACATCCGCTACGGGCTGAGCTCCATGCAGGGCTGGCGAGTGGAGATGGAAGACGCCCACACTGCCGCGCTGGGACTGGCCGTGCCCGGACTGAGCGACTGGTCCTTTTTTGCCGTCTACGACGGCCACGCGGGCTCCAGGGTGGCCAACTACTGCTCCAAGCACCTCCTGGAACACATAATCAGCGGCAGTTTCGGGGTGGTGGGGCAGCAGAGCTCGACGGACGCCTCGACGGGCACCTCGGAGAGCGCCTCCGACGCCCctccggccgagttcccccgttCGGTGGAGGCAGTGAAGGCAGGCATCCGGGCAGGCTTCCTGAGGATCGACGAGCACATGCGCAGCTTCTCGGACCTGCGCAACGGCATGGACCGGAGCGGCTCTACGGCCGTGGGTGTGCTCCTGTCACCCGAGCATTTCtttttcatgaactgcggcgatTCACGAGCCGTCTTGTACCGCAATTCCCAAGTGTGCTTCTCCACGCACGACCACAAGCCGTGCAACCCGCGCGAGCGGGAGCGTATCCAGAACGCCGGCGGATCTGTCATGATCCAGAGGGTGAATGGGTCGCTGGCCGTCTCCCGGGCCTTGGGGGACTATGACTACAAATGCGTGGTCGGCCGGGGCCCCACCGAGCAGCTGGTCAGCCCCGAGCCGGAGGTTGTCGAGATTCTTCGGACACCCGAGCAGGATCAGTTTGTCATTCTGGCCTGCGACGGAATCTGGGACGTCATGTCCAACGAGGAGCTGTGTGAGTTTGTCAAATCCCGCCTGGAGGTGTCCGACGACCTGGAGAGAGTTTGCAATGAAGTGGTGGACACCTGTCTGCACAAG GGGAGCCGGGATAACATGAGCGTCGTCTTGGTGTGTTTGCCCAACACTCCCAAAGTGTCGGCGGAAGCCGTGAGCAGAGATGCCGAGCTCAACCACTACCTGGAGTCCCGTGTGGAAG CGATGCTGTCGGGGCCGGCTGATGAGGGCTTTCCCGACCTGGCGACGGTGATGCGGAACCTGTCGGCTGACGGCGGCATGCCGGCTCTGCCGCCAGGGGGAGGCCTGGCCAGCAA acaaagTGTTATCGAAGCGGTCTACAACAGTCTAAATCCGtacagagaagaagaaggg CCCTCCTGTTTCATTTGGTAA
- the slc3a1 gene encoding amino acid transporter heavy chain SLC3A1: protein MELSKRNPAFQDVEGSKPVEDIIAVEPEGKLAADPPDEEYTQIKPYAGMPKEVLLLYSSQARYRVPREVLFWLIVACTLTLVALTISVVVLSPRCLSWWQVSPIYQVYTRSFRDSDGDGVGDLKGIREKLAHFEYLNIKSVWVSTFYRSPMKDLGYDVEDFRAVDPLFGTMQDFDELLAEMHKLGLKLIVDFIPNHTSDKHRWFNLSRARDPHYHDYYVWADCNATGPKPNNWVSVFGNSSWTYDAVRGQCYLHQFLKEQPDLNFRNPLVRQEMLDIIQFWLDKGVDGFRMDAVKHLLEAAHLRDEPQVDPDKPPESVTSERDLHHDFTTTQLGLHDLLREWRAHMDVFSREPGRYRLMVSESYDKPEVEKTMMYYGTSLVKESDLPFNLYFLDLPLNASGLWARYLVHLWMANMPIGRWPNWMVGNHNTPRVASRAGRQYTRVINMLLLTLPGTPTTYYGEEIGMESINTTESAINDPASGRSARSPMQWSGAANAGFSDKSNVTWLPVHPNYSNVNVEVQRRDEDSVLFQYHRLSELRQSELPLQRGWFCHVHADRNVLAYLRELDGMERAFLLVLNVGRSSAVTDLSAVAGLPEQMRILMSTDRSNDGKAVSKSAIATEAGEGLTIEFSSHARFNANHPSQCYISEKACYLSALDILYTC from the exons ATGGAGCTGTCAAAGCGCAATCCGGCCTTCCAGGACGTGGAAGGTAGCAAGCCCGTGGAGGACATCATCGCCGTGGAGCCAGAAGGCAAGTTGGCAGCGGACCCCCCTGATGAGGAATACACGCAAATCAAGCCGTACGCCGGCATGCCCAAGGAGGTGCTGCTGCTTTACTCGTCGCAGGCCCGCTACCGAGTCCCGCGAGAGGTCCTGTTCTGGCTGATAGTGGCTTGCACGCTGACGCTGGTGGCCCTCACCATCAGCGTGGTGGTGCTGTCGCCCCGCTGCCTCAGCTGGTGGCAAGTCTCCCCCATCTACCAGGTATACACCCGCTCCTTTAGGGACTCCGACGGGGATGGAGTGGGAGACCTCAAAG GCATTCGGGAGAAGTTGGCCCATTTCGAGTACTTGAACATCAAGTCGGTTTGGGTCAGTACCTTCTACCGCTCTCCCATGAAGGACTTGGGCTACGACGTGGAAGATTTCCGGGCTGTCGACCCGCTTTTCGGGACTATGCAGGACTTTGATGAGCTTTTGGCTGAGATGCACAAATTAG GTTTGAAGCTCATCGTGGACTTTATTCCCAATCACACCAGTGACAAGCATCGCTGGTTCAACCTGAGTCGTGCCAGAGATCCACACTACCACGACTACTACGTGTGGGCTGACTGCAATGCGACAGGACCGAAACCCAACAACTGG GTGAGCGTCTTTGGGAACTCATCGTGGACGTATGATGCTGTTCGAGGGCAGTGTTACCTGCACCAGTTCCTCAAGGAACAACCTGACCTGAACTTCAGAAACCCTCTTGTCCGACAGGAGATGCTT gATATCATCCAATTCTGGCTGGACAAGGGCGTGGACGGCTTCCGGATGGATGCGGTGAAGCACCTGCTTGAGGCCGCGCATTTGAGGGACGAGCCCCAGGTGGACCCCGACAAGCCACCT GAGTCCGTGACTTCCGAGCGGGACCTTCACCACGATTTCACCACCACGCAGCTTGGCCTGCATGATCTGCTGAGGGAGTGGAGGGCTCACATGGACGTCTTCAGCCGGGAACCGGGCAGATACAG GTTAATGGTGAGCGAGTCGTATGATAAGCCAGAGGTGGAAAAGACCATGATGTACTATGGGACATCTCTGGTGAAAGAGAGCGACCTGCCCTTCAACTTGTACTTTCTGGACTTGCCTCTCAATGCCAGTGGCCTGTGGGCCAGATATCTGGTGCATCTCTGGATGGCCAACATGCCCATCGGACGCTGGCCCAACTGGATG GTCGGGAACCACAACACGCCTCGTGTGGCCTCGAGGGCGGGTCGTCAATACACACGGGTCATCAACATGCTCCTGCTGACGCTTCCTGGTACGCCGACCACCTATTACGGCGAGGAGATCGGCATGGAGAGCATCAACACGACTGAGAGTGCGATTAATGATCCGGCGAGCGGACGTAGTGCG CGTTCTCCGATGCAGTGGAGCGGTGCCGCCAATGCGGGCTTCAGCGACAAGAGTAATGTGACGTGGTTGCCTGTGCACCCCAATTACAGCAACGTCAACGTGGAG GTCCAGCGGCGAGACGAAGACTCGGTGCTGTTTCAGTACCACCGTCTGAGCGAGCTTCGTCAGTCGGAGCTGCCCCTCCAACGGGGCTGGTTCTGCCACGTCCACGCTGACCGCAATGTCTTGGCCTACCTGCGAGAGCTGGACGGGATGGAGCGCGCCTTCCTCTTGGTGCTCAACGTGGGCCGCAGCTCGGCCGTCACTGACCTGTCGGCGGTGGCGGGGCTGCCTGAGCAGATGCGAATTCTGATGAGCACCGACCGGTCCAACGACGGAAAGGCGGTCAGCAAGTCGGCGATCGCTACCGAAGCGGGAGAGGGTTTGACCATTGAGTTTTCGTCGCACGCTCGCTTTAATGCCAACCACCCGAGCCAGTGTTACATCTCGGAGAAGGCTTGTTATTTAAGCGCCTTGGACATTCTCTACACATGCTAA
- the prepl gene encoding prolyl endopeptidase-like gives MSFLQDRTADKLQNSAMALPAAQRLAARFGTLRSHFLNVCVTRRARCRYYTKERSLDHHCRDLERYRDLKVCFKRHLKATYRKFSNIPDHSAVYGRHHVYFMEGNAIYRMEKKKGESEPERVLDLGCICAGEEAQAWTMQRIRLSPHEKHLAATVKKQDTEITRCVVVNLDQRNILTLDDVSSFEWATDEVLFYTIQEGLKCQSVYRMDLTTNSSKIRSVYEESQPDVFVEVSLSRDGHMLNITCSSRSSSEVSFVDVSNPHLEPILVQGRQPELLYHVEHWRRNLIILANTGPGQEYQVVKASLSEPSMMSWEAIFTPCPGTVLKDMDVVGDHCILVAVTTSNELELIVVPLSRPREAYTLQLPSWACAVDTERPGLAEQRSTLQFLISSPVSPPMSYRLHHEGGFLLSNMGDRPSRENFITARLKARSQDGTLVPVTLFHAGACTKDMPLLAHVYGAYGRDVDMQFCPEKRFLLEQGWALAYCHIRGGGERGLAWQRQARVQGKHRGVEDLQACLHHLFSSGVSSPSRSALTARSAGAVPVGALCNTQPNMMRAVVLQSPFLDVLGTMEDPKLPLTMEDREEWGDPLGNPQHRLAIASYCPVHNITPQCYPSMLLTAHADDNRAPLAGVLKYTKKLKEAVQSHLRVAAILDPEPNLVMNIQPGANHMGPVDWDSMLEEEALQIAFLYKELGMEPPHPPRRRKRTNLCG, from the exons ATGAGTTTCTTGCAGGACAGAACGGCGGATAAATTGCAAAATAGTGCAATGGCTCTTCCTGCTGCACAACGTTTAGCTGCACGTTTTGGGACATTGCGCTCACATTTTCTGAATGTTTGTGTCACGAGGCGTGCCCGTTGTCGTTACTATACAAAA gaaagatcACTGGACCATCACTGTCGTGATCTCGAGCGCTACAGGGACTTGAAGGTGTGTTTCAAGAGACACCTGAAGGCAACTTACAGAAAGTTCTCAAACATACCTGACCACTCAGCG GTGTACGGTCGTCACCATGTTTATTTTATGGAAGGAAACGCCATCTACagaatggaaaagaaaaaag GCGAGTCGGAACCAGAGCGAGTTCTAGACCTGGGATGCATCTGTGCGGGTGAGGAGGCACAAGCGTGGACTATGCAAAGAATACGACTTTCCCCTCACGAGAAGCATCTTGCCGCCACTGTGAAGAAGCAGGATACAGAAATAACAAG GTGTGTGGTTGTGAACCTTGACCAAAGAAACATACTCACACTGGACGACGTCTCCAGCTTTG AATGGGCCACAGATGAGGTGTTGTTTTACACCATCCAGGAAGGTCTGAAGTGCCAAAGTGTATATCGCATGGACCTGACAACAAATTCCAGCAAAATACGCTCTGTGTACGAGGAATCGCAGCCGGA TGTTTTTGTAGAGGTGTCCCTCTCTAGAGACGGCCACATGCTGAACATcacctgcagcagcaggagcagctcTGAGGTGTCGTTCGTGGATGTCTCCAACCCCCATCTGGAGCCCATCTTGGTTCAGGGGCGCCAGCCAGAGTTGCTGTACCACGTGGAACACTGGAGGCGCAACTTGATCATACTCGCCAACACGGGGCCTGGACAGGAATATCAG GTGGTGAAGGCCTCCCTCTCTGAGCCCTCCATGATGTCATGGGAGGCCATATTCACCCCGTGCCCCGGCACTGTGCTCAAAGACATGGACGTGGTCGGGGACCACTGCATACTGGTTGCCGTAACGACGAGTAATGAGCTTGAGCTGATCGTCGTCCCGCTTTCCCGACCGAGGGAAGCTTACACcctgcag CTGCCGTCCTGGGCGTGCGCCGTCGACACCGAGCGTCCGGGCCTTGCAGAGCAACGCAGCACACTGCAGTTCCTGATCTCCTCTCCGGTCAGCCCCCCAATGTCCTACCGTCTTCACCACGAGGGAGGTTTCCTTTTATCCAACATGGGAGACAGGCCCTCTCGGGAAAATTTTATCACTGCGCGATTGAAGGCCCGCAGCCAG GACGGCACCTTGGTGCCTGTTACACTTTTTCACGCCGGGGCATGTACAAAAGACATGCCTCTGCTGGCGCACGTCTACGGGGCTTACGGCCGGGACGTCGACATGCAATTCTGCCCGGAGAAAAGGTTTCTGCTGGAGCAGGGCTGGGCTCTGGCCTACTGCCATATAAG AGGCGGAGGAGAGCGCGGGCTGGCGTGGCAGAGGCAAGCTCGCGTCCAGGGGAAGCACAGAGGAGTGGAGGACCTTCAGGCCTGCCTCCATCACCTTTTCTCCTCGGGGGTCTCAAGCCCTTCAAGGAGCGCACTCACCGCGCGCAGCGCCGGGGCCGTGCCAGTGGGGGCGCTGTGTAACACACAGCCAAACATGATGCGGGCGGTCGTGCTGCAG AGTCCTTTCCTGGATGTGCTGGGAACAATGGAGGACCCCAAACTGCCTCTCACGATGGAGGACAGGGAGGAGTGGGGAGACCCCCTGGGAAACCCCCAACATAGGCTCGCCATTGCCTCCTATTGCCCAGTTCACAACATCACTCCTCAG TGCTACCCGTCCATGCTGCTGACGGCTCACGCCGACGACAACAGGGCACCTTTGGCCGGTGTCCTCAAGTACACCAAAAAGCTCAAGGAAGCGGTGCAAAGTCACTTGAGAGTGGCAGCCATATTAG ACCCTGAACCAAATCTAGTCATGAATATTCAACCTGGAGCCAATCACATGGGACCAGTTGACTGGGACTCCATGCTGGAGGAG GAAGCCCTCCAGATTGCATTTCTCTACAAGGAGTTGGGCATGGAACCTCCTCATCCTCCACGCAGGAGGAAGAGAACAAACTTGTGTGGATGA
- the ppm1ba gene encoding protein phosphatase 1B isoform X1: MGAFLDKPKTEKHNAHGEGNDIRYGLSSMQGWRVEMEDAHTAALGLAVPGLSDWSFFAVYDGHAGSRVANYCSKHLLEHIISGSFGVVGQQSSTDASTGTSESASDAPPAEFPRSVEAVKAGIRAGFLRIDEHMRSFSDLRNGMDRSGSTAVGVLLSPEHFFFMNCGDSRAVLYRNSQVCFSTHDHKPCNPRERERIQNAGGSVMIQRVNGSLAVSRALGDYDYKCVVGRGPTEQLVSPEPEVVEILRTPEQDQFVILACDGIWDVMSNEELCEFVKSRLEVSDDLERVCNEVVDTCLHKGSRDNMSVVLVCLPNTPKVSAEAVSRDAELNHYLESRVEAMLSGPADEGFPDLATVMRNLSADGGMPALPPGGGLASKQSVIEAVYNSLNPYREEEGVSIRRAIHDFVSSSFDKSK; encoded by the exons ATGGGTGCCTTCCTGGACAAGCCCAAAACGGAGAAGCACAATGCCCACGGCGAAGGCAACGACATCCGCTACGGGCTGAGCTCCATGCAGGGCTGGCGAGTGGAGATGGAAGACGCCCACACTGCCGCGCTGGGACTGGCCGTGCCCGGACTGAGCGACTGGTCCTTTTTTGCCGTCTACGACGGCCACGCGGGCTCCAGGGTGGCCAACTACTGCTCCAAGCACCTCCTGGAACACATAATCAGCGGCAGTTTCGGGGTGGTGGGGCAGCAGAGCTCGACGGACGCCTCGACGGGCACCTCGGAGAGCGCCTCCGACGCCCctccggccgagttcccccgttCGGTGGAGGCAGTGAAGGCAGGCATCCGGGCAGGCTTCCTGAGGATCGACGAGCACATGCGCAGCTTCTCGGACCTGCGCAACGGCATGGACCGGAGCGGCTCTACGGCCGTGGGTGTGCTCCTGTCACCCGAGCATTTCtttttcatgaactgcggcgatTCACGAGCCGTCTTGTACCGCAATTCCCAAGTGTGCTTCTCCACGCACGACCACAAGCCGTGCAACCCGCGCGAGCGGGAGCGTATCCAGAACGCCGGCGGATCTGTCATGATCCAGAGGGTGAATGGGTCGCTGGCCGTCTCCCGGGCCTTGGGGGACTATGACTACAAATGCGTGGTCGGCCGGGGCCCCACCGAGCAGCTGGTCAGCCCCGAGCCGGAGGTTGTCGAGATTCTTCGGACACCCGAGCAGGATCAGTTTGTCATTCTGGCCTGCGACGGAATCTGGGACGTCATGTCCAACGAGGAGCTGTGTGAGTTTGTCAAATCCCGCCTGGAGGTGTCCGACGACCTGGAGAGAGTTTGCAATGAAGTGGTGGACACCTGTCTGCACAAG GGGAGCCGGGATAACATGAGCGTCGTCTTGGTGTGTTTGCCCAACACTCCCAAAGTGTCGGCGGAAGCCGTGAGCAGAGATGCCGAGCTCAACCACTACCTGGAGTCCCGTGTGGAAG CGATGCTGTCGGGGCCGGCTGATGAGGGCTTTCCCGACCTGGCGACGGTGATGCGGAACCTGTCGGCTGACGGCGGCATGCCGGCTCTGCCGCCAGGGGGAGGCCTGGCCAGCAA acaaagTGTTATCGAAGCGGTCTACAACAGTCTAAATCCGtacagagaagaagaaggggtcAGTATCCGCCGTGCTATCCACGACTTTGTGTCTTCATCATTTGACAAGTCCAAATGA
- the ppm1ba gene encoding protein phosphatase 1B isoform X2: MGAFLDKPKTEKHNAHGEGNDIRYGLSSMQGWRVEMEDAHTAALGLAVPGLSDWSFFAVYDGHAGSRVANYCSKHLLEHIISGSFGVVGQQSSTDASTGTSESASDAPPAEFPRSVEAVKAGIRAGFLRIDEHMRSFSDLRNGMDRSGSTAVGVLLSPEHFFFMNCGDSRAVLYRNSQVCFSTHDHKPCNPRERERIQNAGGSVMIQRVNGSLAVSRALGDYDYKCVVGRGPTEQLVSPEPEVVEILRTPEQDQFVILACDGIWDVMSNEELCEFVKSRLEVSDDLERVCNEVVDTCLHKGSRDNMSVVLVCLPNTPKVSAEAVSRDAELNHYLESRVEAMLSGPADEGFPDLATVMRNLSADGGMPALPPGGGLASKQSVIEAVYNSLNPYREEEGSGANLECHW; this comes from the exons ATGGGTGCCTTCCTGGACAAGCCCAAAACGGAGAAGCACAATGCCCACGGCGAAGGCAACGACATCCGCTACGGGCTGAGCTCCATGCAGGGCTGGCGAGTGGAGATGGAAGACGCCCACACTGCCGCGCTGGGACTGGCCGTGCCCGGACTGAGCGACTGGTCCTTTTTTGCCGTCTACGACGGCCACGCGGGCTCCAGGGTGGCCAACTACTGCTCCAAGCACCTCCTGGAACACATAATCAGCGGCAGTTTCGGGGTGGTGGGGCAGCAGAGCTCGACGGACGCCTCGACGGGCACCTCGGAGAGCGCCTCCGACGCCCctccggccgagttcccccgttCGGTGGAGGCAGTGAAGGCAGGCATCCGGGCAGGCTTCCTGAGGATCGACGAGCACATGCGCAGCTTCTCGGACCTGCGCAACGGCATGGACCGGAGCGGCTCTACGGCCGTGGGTGTGCTCCTGTCACCCGAGCATTTCtttttcatgaactgcggcgatTCACGAGCCGTCTTGTACCGCAATTCCCAAGTGTGCTTCTCCACGCACGACCACAAGCCGTGCAACCCGCGCGAGCGGGAGCGTATCCAGAACGCCGGCGGATCTGTCATGATCCAGAGGGTGAATGGGTCGCTGGCCGTCTCCCGGGCCTTGGGGGACTATGACTACAAATGCGTGGTCGGCCGGGGCCCCACCGAGCAGCTGGTCAGCCCCGAGCCGGAGGTTGTCGAGATTCTTCGGACACCCGAGCAGGATCAGTTTGTCATTCTGGCCTGCGACGGAATCTGGGACGTCATGTCCAACGAGGAGCTGTGTGAGTTTGTCAAATCCCGCCTGGAGGTGTCCGACGACCTGGAGAGAGTTTGCAATGAAGTGGTGGACACCTGTCTGCACAAG GGGAGCCGGGATAACATGAGCGTCGTCTTGGTGTGTTTGCCCAACACTCCCAAAGTGTCGGCGGAAGCCGTGAGCAGAGATGCCGAGCTCAACCACTACCTGGAGTCCCGTGTGGAAG CGATGCTGTCGGGGCCGGCTGATGAGGGCTTTCCCGACCTGGCGACGGTGATGCGGAACCTGTCGGCTGACGGCGGCATGCCGGCTCTGCCGCCAGGGGGAGGCCTGGCCAGCAA acaaagTGTTATCGAAGCGGTCTACAACAGTCTAAATCCGtacagagaagaagaaggg AGCGGTGCCAACTTGGAGTGTCACTGGTAG